A single genomic interval of Cucumis sativus cultivar 9930 chromosome 5, Cucumber_9930_V3, whole genome shotgun sequence harbors:
- the LOC101215146 gene encoding protein COP1 SUPPRESSOR 2, protein MNQPSKKKNFRKRNCYDSEDGGDEANSVTAISEEEEEEHRMALEEVKFLQKQRERRAGIPAVPPVSAQTTTAGAGGASGGGGLVRKSTDANSKTGGGGGNKNESAGGEGDKDDLVLQDTFAQETAVMVEDPNMLKYIEQELAKKRGRTVETVEGAENDLKQAEDELYKIPEHLKVKRRNSNESSTQWTTGIAEVQLPIEFKLKNIEETEAAKKLLQEKRFVGRSTSEFSIPSSYSADYFHRGRDYAEKLRREHPELYKDRSLQDDGSGSKPAETGTEAAGQRQAATDEFMLERFRKRERHRVMRR, encoded by the exons ATGAATCAACCatcgaagaagaagaatttccGGAAAAGGAATTGTTATGATTCGGAAGATGGAGGAGACGAGGCAAACTCCGTTACCGCCATATcggaggaagaggaagaagagcaCAGGATGGCATTGGAGGAGGTAAAATTTCTCCAGAAACAGAGGGAGAGAAGGGCCGGAATTCCTGCAGTTCCTCCAGTATCGGCTCAGACCACCACCGCCGGTGCTGGCGGAGCCAGTGGCGGCGGCGGTCTTGTTAGGAAATCCACTGATGCTAACAGTAAAACTGGTGGTGGTGGGGGCAATAAGAATGAAAGTGCGGGAGGCGAAGGCGACAAGGATGATTTGGTCCTTCAGGATACCTTCGCTCAGGAAACTGCTGTCATGGTTGAAGATCCCAATAT GTTGAAGTATATCGAACAAGAACTTGcaaagaaaaggggaagaaCTGTTGAGACTGTAGAAGGAGCTGAGAATGACTTGAAACAGGCAGAAGATGAATTATACAAAATCCCAGAGCATCTTAAA GTTAAAAGACGAAATTCTAATGAAAGTTCCACTCAGTGGACTACAGGGATTGCAGAGGTTCAGCTTCCAATTGA ATTCAAGTTGAAGAACATTGAGGAAACTGAGGCTGCTAAAAAGCTTCTACAGGAAAAGAGATTTGTGGGTCGTTCGACGTCAGAGTTCAGCATCCCCTCAAGTTATAGTGCTGATTATTTTCACCGTGGCAGGGATTATGCTGAAAAACTCAGAAGAG aaCATCCTGAGCTATACAAGGATAGAAGTTTGCAAGATGATGGTTCTGGCTCCAAACCAGCAGAGACTGGTACAGAGGCTGCTGGGCAAAGGCAGGCTGCCACAGATGAGTTCATGCTAGAACGCTTCCGGAAACGCGAACGTCATCGGGTTATGCGGAGATAA
- the LOC101215390 gene encoding dehydrogenase/reductase SDR family member on chromosome X, which yields MGSMKTELKKAWQFINSTEFWRMAVLWNLSILYSYLLLFSQRFLSFSINQRSEMYYSYERDSPCTSEAVMPLCIITGATSGLGAAAALALSKRGFYVVLAGRSRHLLLKTMSEIKRQNEKALLKAFQVDLLSIQSILDFKNSLQLWLQDSKMHPSVQLLINNAGILATSSRLTSEGYDQMMATNYVGPFFLTQMLLPLLKNSPFPSRIVNVSSFTHRCVFDVHVDEDTVCGKGFWGLDQYPCSSIYQYSKLCLLLFSYELHRKLSLDKESHKLTVNVADPGVVKTNIMREVPTYLSRVAFTILRLLRLLQLPKDGVNSILDAALASPETSGVYFFGGKGRRVGSSAQSNDAKLAEELWETSSNLFVKSQISVEGGTSS from the exons ATGGGTTCAATGAAAACAGAGTTGAAGAAGGCTTGGCAGTTTATAAATTCAACAGAGTTTTGGAGGATGGCCGTGCTGTGGAATCTTTCTATCCTCTATTCTTACTTGCTGCTATTCTCTCAAagatttctctctttctctattaATCAAAGATCTGAAATGTACTACTCCTATGAAAGGGATTCTCCTTGCACCTCAGAAGCTGTCATGCCCCTTTGCATTATCACGGGT GCTACTTCTGGCTTGGGTGCAGCTGCCGCACTTGCTCTTTCTAAACGTGGCTTCTACGTAGTACTGG CTGGACGGTCAAGGCATTTGTTATTGAAG ACAATGTCAGAGATAAAAAGGCAGAATGAAAAAGCTCTTCTTAAAGCTTTTCAAGTCGATCTTTTATCCATTCAGTCAATCTTGGATTTCAAGAATTCCCTTCAGCTTTGGCTCCAAGACTCTAAAATGCATCCTTCAGTGCAACTTCTGATTAATAATGCCGGGATATTGGCAACATCTTCTAGATTGACATCAGAAGGCTACGACCA GATGATGGCTACAAATTATGTTGGTCCGTTCTTTTTGACTCAAATGTTATTGCCACTCCTGAAGAACAGCCCTTTTCCATCTAGGATAGTGAACGTCTCATCCTTTACACATAGATGTG TTTTTGATGTTCACGTTGACGAGGATACAGTATGTGGAAAGGGCTTCTGGGGATTGGATCAATATCCATGTTCTAGTATCTACCAGTATTCTAAAT TATGCCTACTGCTGTTCTCTTATGAGCTTCACCGAAAACTTTCCTTAGATAAGGAATCTCATAAGTTAACTGTCAA TGTAGCGGATCCTGGAGTGGTCAAAACGAACATCATGAGAGAAGTTCCAACATATCTATCTAGAGTAGCATTTACAATATTGAGGCTTTTGAGACTTCTACAACTACCTAAAGATGGTGTCAACTCCATTTTGGATGCAGCCCTTGCATCACCT GAAACATCTGGGGTATACTTTTTCGGTGGAAAGGGTAGGAGGGTCGGATCCTCTGCTCAGTCGAACGATGCAAAACTTGCTGAGGAGCTTTGGGAAACATCGTCTAATCTGTTTGTGAAATCTCAGATTTCTGTTGAGGGAGGAACCAGTTCTTAA